In Sphingomonas sp. PAMC26645, one DNA window encodes the following:
- the hemC gene encoding hydroxymethylbilane synthase, producing MTVFRLGTRGSPLALTQAGLVRDALCAAHGWSPDHVETVVIRTTGDRVQDRALAEIGGKALWTKELDRALHDGDIDCAVHSMKDVETIRPHTLKIAAMLPRADVRDRLIGAETFADLRPGAVVGTSSPRRRAQMLRLRPDLEIVLIRGNVDTRLGRVASGEMDATLLAAAGLDRLGRDDGHAIPTDIMLPAPAQGAVGVEVLADSAAHAIVAAIDHADTSLCVLTERALLARLGADCHSPVAALASLAGETLTLRAELIAEDGTCDVAGSIEGGAGEDLGTMLAVDLLTRAPASVRRLFAA from the coding sequence ATGACAGTTTTTCGGCTCGGTACGCGGGGGTCGCCGCTCGCTCTCACCCAAGCAGGCCTGGTCCGCGATGCCCTGTGCGCGGCGCATGGCTGGTCGCCCGACCATGTAGAGACGGTCGTGATCCGCACCACCGGCGACCGGGTGCAGGATCGCGCCCTCGCCGAGATCGGTGGCAAGGCACTGTGGACCAAGGAACTCGACCGCGCGCTACACGACGGCGACATAGACTGTGCGGTCCATTCGATGAAGGACGTCGAGACCATCCGGCCACACACGCTGAAGATCGCCGCGATGCTGCCGCGCGCCGACGTGCGCGATCGGCTGATCGGAGCGGAGACCTTCGCCGACCTGCGTCCGGGCGCCGTCGTCGGGACGAGTTCGCCGCGACGCCGCGCGCAGATGCTGCGGCTGCGGCCCGACCTGGAGATCGTGCTGATCCGCGGCAACGTCGACACGCGGCTCGGCCGGGTGGCGAGCGGCGAGATGGACGCCACGCTACTCGCCGCCGCCGGGCTCGATCGCCTCGGGCGCGACGACGGCCATGCGATCCCGACCGACATCATGCTGCCCGCACCGGCGCAGGGCGCGGTCGGCGTCGAAGTCCTCGCCGACAGCGCCGCGCACGCGATCGTCGCGGCGATCGACCATGCCGACACCAGCCTGTGCGTACTGACCGAACGCGCGTTGCTCGCCCGGCTCGGGGCGGATTGCCACTCCCCGGTCGCGGCGCTCGCGTCGCTGGCGGGGGAGACGCTGACGTTGCGCGCCGAATTGATCGCCGAAGACGGGACATGCGACGTCGCCGGATCGATCGAGGGCGGCGCTGGCGAAGACCTGGGTACGATGCTGGCGGTCGACCTTCTCACGCGCGCGCCGGCCAGCGTCCGCCGGTTGTTCGCGGCATGA
- a CDS encoding uroporphyrinogen-III synthase: MTSPHAVVVVRPEPGNARTAVALRALGLDVRQVPLFAVTPVDWSVPDPAGFDGLLLTSANAVRHGGTGLDALKRLPVVAVGAATAAAATDAGFAVAVTGSGDARDAVSEARDRGFARLLHLAGRDRAPTGDGVEAVTVYASDAVPIDADTARSFADAVVLLHSERASTWLKEVLVTAGIDRSGIEIAAISAAVAEAAGTGWAVVSIAPQPSDPALVALAAARANIRAIDHPVDGGDKHAMSDYVPTDRPRARGPRMGVIIALTALAFIAGLALMAYAARKLPWFGATASTTAGAPVAGQKAGASNSGYIPSQPLGPDGQPQAAAPVDTAVLATREATLAGQLTALEARTAAITTDAAAAGGQATRAEGLLVAFAARRALDRGVGLGYLEEQLRLRFGQAQPRATMLLIQSARQPVTLEDLRQGLDAIAPDITSSTGENWLDTIQHQIDSLIVLRKAGTPSPMPADRLARARRLLGAGQVEAARAEVARLPGAAQAGNWIDAARRYVVARQALDLIENTALIGQAGQPQPAPVVMPTPQTATETDTAPDPSGI, encoded by the coding sequence ATGACGTCGCCCCACGCGGTCGTCGTCGTGCGGCCGGAGCCCGGTAATGCCCGGACTGCGGTGGCACTGCGGGCGCTCGGACTCGACGTACGGCAGGTTCCGCTGTTCGCCGTAACGCCGGTCGACTGGAGCGTACCCGATCCGGCGGGTTTCGATGGACTGTTGCTGACCAGCGCGAACGCGGTACGGCACGGCGGGACGGGACTGGACGCGTTGAAGCGCCTGCCGGTGGTCGCCGTCGGCGCTGCGACGGCGGCAGCGGCGACCGACGCGGGCTTTGCGGTCGCGGTCACCGGGTCGGGCGATGCTCGCGATGCCGTTTCCGAAGCGCGCGATCGTGGTTTTGCGCGCCTGCTGCATCTTGCCGGGCGCGATCGTGCCCCGACCGGCGACGGGGTCGAGGCGGTCACCGTCTATGCCAGCGATGCCGTACCGATCGACGCCGACACTGCGCGATCGTTCGCTGATGCCGTCGTGCTGCTGCACTCCGAACGCGCCTCGACCTGGCTGAAGGAAGTGCTCGTTACGGCGGGCATCGACCGGTCCGGTATCGAGATCGCCGCGATCAGCGCAGCCGTCGCCGAAGCGGCAGGAACCGGCTGGGCGGTCGTCTCGATCGCCCCGCAACCGAGCGATCCGGCACTCGTAGCACTCGCTGCTGCACGTGCGAATATACGCGCGATTGACCATCCGGTGGATGGCGGGGATAAGCACGCCATGAGCGACTACGTGCCGACCGATCGCCCACGGGCACGCGGACCCAGAATGGGCGTCATCATCGCCTTGACCGCGCTTGCGTTCATCGCCGGACTGGCGCTGATGGCGTATGCCGCGAGGAAGCTGCCCTGGTTCGGCGCCACGGCGTCGACCACCGCTGGCGCACCCGTCGCAGGCCAGAAAGCCGGCGCGAGCAATTCCGGCTATATCCCGTCGCAACCGCTCGGTCCGGATGGCCAGCCGCAGGCGGCCGCGCCGGTCGACACTGCCGTGCTGGCAACCCGCGAGGCGACGCTGGCGGGCCAGCTGACTGCGCTCGAGGCACGCACCGCAGCGATCACCACCGACGCGGCCGCTGCCGGTGGGCAGGCGACGCGGGCGGAAGGCCTGCTGGTCGCCTTCGCCGCGCGACGTGCGCTCGATCGCGGGGTCGGGCTCGGCTATCTTGAGGAACAGTTGCGCCTTCGGTTCGGTCAGGCCCAGCCGCGTGCGACGATGCTGCTGATCCAGTCTGCGCGGCAGCCGGTTACGCTCGAGGATTTGCGCCAGGGCCTCGATGCGATAGCGCCGGACATCACGAGTTCGACCGGTGAGAACTGGCTCGACACGATCCAGCATCAGATCGACTCACTGATAGTGCTGCGCAAGGCGGGAACGCCGTCGCCGATGCCCGCCGACCGCCTCGCGCGCGCGCGGCGACTGCTCGGCGCCGGCCAGGTCGAGGCGGCCCGCGCCGAAGTCGCCCGCCTCCCCGGCGCGGCGCAGGCCGGCAACTGGATCGACGCGGCGCGACGCTATGTCGTCGCCCGCCAAGCGCTCGACCTGATCGAGAACACGGCATTGATCGGCCAGGCGGGACAGCCGCAACCGGCGCCGGTCGTCATGCCGACGCCACAAACGGCAACCGAAACGGACACCGCCCCGGACCCGTCGGGTATCTAA
- a CDS encoding bestrophin family ion channel, whose translation MIVTATPRLSQILSEVWRPLLGLFVWDVVVTITYYVLPFHAPALPLTLFGTALALFLGFRDNSAYQRWWESRGLWGLMINASRNLARMARNMLPEPEGHDMKRTIVLRQIAYVNALRCQLRKQPAPPEVLRFLSKEEASFALDRTNIANGLLDGTGRRIDIARRNGWIDTIQQTQFEAILVDIANAQGGMERIKNTPLPNQYRFFPSIFTRLFCILLPIGLVETLGFATPIGSTIAGLMFLAVLQIGDDLVDPFADTIHDVPLNAMCRTIEIDLLQAIGDEAPEPLQPVRGVLW comes from the coding sequence TTGATCGTCACTGCAACACCGCGCCTCAGTCAAATTTTGAGCGAGGTCTGGCGCCCGCTGCTGGGTCTTTTCGTCTGGGACGTCGTCGTCACGATCACCTATTACGTCCTGCCGTTTCATGCGCCGGCCCTGCCCCTGACGCTGTTCGGTACCGCGCTGGCGCTGTTCCTCGGCTTCCGCGACAACTCCGCGTATCAGCGCTGGTGGGAAAGCCGCGGGCTGTGGGGCCTGATGATCAATGCCTCGCGCAATTTGGCGCGAATGGCGCGCAACATGCTGCCAGAGCCCGAGGGCCACGATATGAAGCGGACGATCGTGCTCCGCCAGATCGCGTATGTGAATGCGTTGCGCTGTCAGTTGCGCAAGCAGCCCGCACCGCCCGAAGTGTTGCGCTTCCTGTCGAAGGAAGAGGCGTCGTTCGCGCTCGATCGCACCAATATCGCCAACGGCCTGCTCGACGGCACCGGCCGCCGAATCGATATAGCGCGCCGCAACGGCTGGATCGACACCATCCAGCAGACGCAGTTCGAGGCGATCCTCGTCGATATCGCCAACGCCCAGGGTGGCATGGAGCGCATCAAGAACACGCCGCTGCCGAACCAGTACCGGTTTTTCCCCAGCATCTTCACGCGGCTGTTCTGCATCCTGCTCCCGATCGGGCTAGTCGAAACGCTTGGGTTCGCGACGCCGATCGGTTCGACGATTGCCGGGTTGATGTTCCTGGCCGTGCTGCAGATCGGCGACGATCTGGTCGATCCGTTCGCGGACACGATCCACGATGTCCCGCTGAATGCAATGTGCCGGACTATCGAGATCGACCTGCTCCAGGCGATCGGCGACGAGGCTCCAGAGCCGTTGCAGCCGGTCCGCGGCGTGTTGTGGTAG